From Streptomyces sp. NBC_01754, a single genomic window includes:
- a CDS encoding ABC transporter ATP-binding protein, producing the protein MTTLTKTEDTPAPTGPEAFLSVRDLRVRFSTEDGVVKAVDGLSFDVERGKTLGIVGESGSGKSVTNLAVLGLHNPQSSEVRGEILLDGKDLVTASEKELERLRGNRAAMIFQDPLTALSPYYTVGRQLAEPFRKHTGASRKEAKARAIEMLTKVGIPQPALRFDDYPHQFSGGMRQRAMIAMALMCDPDLLIADEPTTALDVTVQAQILDLLKDLQQEFGSAIIFITHDLGVIANMADDLLVMYAGRAVERGTVREVLQAPQHPYTWGLLSSMPRLGGDINEALTPIPGSPPSLLTPPSGCAFHPRCVFTDKVEGERCSGERPSLAEGRAAACHLTPEQKRTIFIDHIKPRLG; encoded by the coding sequence GTGACCACACTGACCAAGACCGAAGACACACCGGCCCCGACCGGGCCGGAGGCCTTCCTCTCGGTACGCGACCTGCGGGTGCGGTTCTCCACCGAGGACGGCGTCGTCAAGGCGGTCGACGGGCTCTCGTTCGACGTCGAGCGGGGCAAGACGCTCGGCATCGTGGGTGAATCGGGTTCCGGCAAGTCCGTGACCAACCTGGCCGTCCTCGGCCTGCACAATCCGCAGAGCTCGGAGGTCCGGGGAGAGATCCTGCTGGACGGCAAGGACCTGGTCACGGCTTCCGAGAAGGAGCTGGAGAGGCTTCGCGGCAACCGTGCGGCGATGATCTTCCAGGACCCGCTGACGGCGCTCTCGCCGTACTACACCGTGGGCAGGCAGCTCGCCGAGCCGTTCCGCAAGCACACCGGGGCCTCGCGCAAGGAGGCCAAGGCCAGGGCCATCGAGATGCTGACCAAGGTCGGTATCCCGCAGCCCGCCCTGCGCTTCGACGACTACCCGCACCAGTTCTCCGGCGGTATGCGCCAGCGCGCCATGATCGCCATGGCGCTGATGTGCGACCCCGACCTGCTGATCGCCGACGAGCCGACCACCGCGCTCGACGTGACGGTGCAGGCCCAGATCCTCGACCTGCTCAAGGACCTCCAGCAGGAGTTCGGCTCCGCGATCATCTTCATCACCCACGACCTGGGGGTCATCGCCAACATGGCGGACGACCTGCTGGTGATGTACGCCGGCAGGGCCGTGGAGCGCGGCACCGTCCGCGAGGTCCTCCAGGCGCCGCAGCACCCCTACACCTGGGGCCTGCTGAGCTCCATGCCGCGTCTGGGCGGTGACATCAACGAGGCGCTCACGCCGATCCCCGGATCGCCCCCGAGCCTCCTCACCCCGCCTTCGGGCTGCGCCTTCCACCCGCGTTGCGTCTTCACGGACAAGGTCGAGGGGGAGCGGTGCAGCGGCGAGCGGCCTTCGCTGGCCGAGGGCCGTGCGGCAGCGTGCCATCTGACGCCGGAGCAGAAGCGCACCATCTTCATCGATCACATCAAGCCCCGGCTGGGCTAG
- a CDS encoding ABC transporter ATP-binding protein translates to MSENVTLPEQQGSTDGVRERRELLSVEGMAMHFPIYGGFPFKRQVGAVKAVDGIDLQVYEGESLGLVGESGCGKSTTGRMMTRLLEPTAGKITYQGQDITHAGRKQLAPIRSEIQMIFQDPYSSLNPRQTVGTIIKSPMEVNGINPAGGREKRVRELLELVGLNPEHYNRFPHEFSGGQRQRIGVARALALQPKLIVADEPVSALDVSIQAQVVNLLQKVQREMGIAFVFIAHDLAIVRHFSERVAVMYLGKVVEVADRDSLYNRPRHPYTHALLSAVPEADVDSTDKKRIRLEGDVPSPVNPPSGCRFRTRCWKAQEKCATEEPPLIQLSGNREGHLTACHFPEDPTTEKTGADVVLDPALAGLEKKADGK, encoded by the coding sequence ATGAGTGAAAACGTCACTCTGCCTGAACAGCAGGGTTCCACGGACGGGGTTCGTGAACGGCGCGAACTGCTCTCGGTCGAGGGCATGGCGATGCACTTTCCGATCTACGGAGGTTTCCCCTTCAAGCGCCAGGTCGGCGCGGTCAAGGCGGTCGACGGGATCGACCTCCAGGTGTACGAGGGCGAGAGCCTGGGCCTCGTCGGTGAGTCCGGCTGCGGGAAGTCCACCACCGGGCGGATGATGACCCGCCTGCTGGAGCCGACCGCCGGGAAGATCACCTACCAGGGTCAGGACATCACCCACGCCGGCCGCAAACAGCTGGCCCCGATCCGGTCCGAGATCCAGATGATCTTCCAGGACCCGTACTCGTCGCTCAACCCGCGGCAGACCGTCGGCACCATCATCAAGAGCCCGATGGAGGTCAACGGGATCAACCCGGCCGGCGGCCGGGAGAAGCGGGTACGGGAGCTGCTGGAGCTCGTCGGGCTGAACCCCGAGCACTACAACCGCTTCCCGCACGAGTTCTCCGGTGGTCAGCGCCAGCGCATCGGGGTGGCCCGTGCCCTCGCCCTCCAGCCGAAGCTGATCGTGGCCGACGAGCCGGTCTCGGCCCTGGACGTCTCCATCCAGGCGCAGGTGGTGAACCTCCTGCAGAAGGTCCAGCGGGAGATGGGGATCGCGTTCGTCTTCATCGCGCACGACCTGGCCATCGTCCGGCACTTCTCCGAGCGGGTGGCCGTGATGTACCTGGGCAAGGTGGTGGAGGTCGCCGACCGCGACTCCCTCTACAACCGGCCCCGGCACCCCTACACCCACGCCCTGCTGTCCGCTGTTCCCGAGGCGGACGTCGACAGCACGGACAAGAAGCGCATCCGGCTCGAGGGCGACGTGCCCTCACCCGTCAACCCGCCGTCCGGCTGCCGCTTCCGCACCCGCTGCTGGAAGGCCCAGGAGAAGTGCGCGACGGAGGAACCGCCGCTGATCCAGCTCTCCGGCAACCGTGAGGGTCACCTGACGGCGTGCCACTTCCCTGAGGACCCGACGACCGAGAAGACCGGTGCGGACGTCGTTCTCGACCCGGCGCTCGCGGGGCTCGAGAAGAAGGCGGACGGCAAGTAA
- a CDS encoding chloramphenicol phosphotransferase CPT family protein — protein sequence MTARPESGASAGGLIIFLNGTSSSGKSSIARALLGVLGETYFHMSVDAFHAMRSGPALPPDELAAMLERTWRGFHRAVAGMAAAGNDLVVDHLFSEPWRLHDCLSLFDPSNVVLVGVHCSLPELERRERARGDRPAGLAARQFDRVHAHGVYDLECDTERAGAQDCARRIKEFLPRRRFPTAFEQMTARPASQPAGAPEPARNDIQAGA from the coding sequence ATGACGGCACGTCCGGAGTCCGGCGCCTCAGCCGGCGGACTGATCATCTTTCTGAACGGCACATCCAGCTCCGGCAAGTCGAGCATCGCGCGGGCGCTCCTCGGCGTTCTCGGGGAGACGTACTTCCACATGTCCGTGGACGCGTTCCACGCCATGCGCTCGGGGCCCGCGCTTCCCCCCGACGAGCTCGCCGCCATGCTCGAACGCACCTGGAGGGGCTTCCACCGGGCGGTCGCCGGTATGGCCGCGGCGGGGAACGACCTGGTGGTGGACCACCTCTTCAGCGAGCCGTGGCGCCTGCACGACTGCCTCTCGCTGTTCGACCCCTCGAACGTCGTACTCGTCGGGGTCCACTGCTCCCTGCCGGAGCTGGAGCGCCGCGAGCGGGCCCGGGGCGACCGGCCGGCAGGGCTGGCCGCACGGCAGTTCGACCGTGTCCACGCCCACGGCGTCTACGACCTCGAGTGCGACACCGAACGGGCCGGTGCGCAGGACTGCGCCCGGCGGATCAAGGAGTTCCTCCCCCGGCGGCGGTTCCCGACCGCCTTCGAACAGATGACGGCGCGGCCCGCCTCACAGCCCGCCGGGGCACCGGAGCCGGCCCGGAACGACATCCAGGCAGGGGCATGA
- a CDS encoding peptide ABC transporter substrate-binding protein, protein MRGATQVRWAACAAAVALAATACGGGGGGGGGGGGADGIVSSSWGDPQNPLEPANTNEVQGGKVLDMVFRGLVRYDPKTGEAKNEIAEKIESSDSQNFTVTIKDNWTFSNGEKVTAKSFVDAWNYGAALKNNQKNAYFFGYIDGYDKAHPESGTASADTLSGLKVVNDTTFTVKLAQKFSLWPDTLGYAAFVPLPKAFFTDHDAWLSKPIGNGPYTIEKYAKGSSMNLRRWDDYPGKDKAQNGGIDLKVYTDNNTAYTDLTAGNLDLVDDVPASQLKNVTSDLGDRYINTPAGIIQTLAFPFYEKAWDTPDAVKVRQGLSMAINREQITNQIFQKTRTPASDWTSPVLGKDGGFKEGLCGSPCEYDKAEAKKLIEEGGGIPGGQLKISYNADTGSHKEWVDAVCNSINNVLGNNKACVGAPIGTFADFRNQVSSQKLKGPWRAGWQMDYPLIQNFLQPLYYTNASSNDGKWSDKKFDDLVDKANAENDRTKAVTTFQDAEKVLADQMPVIPLWYQNGSAGYSDRIENVSLNPFSVPVYEQIKVK, encoded by the coding sequence ATGCGCGGAGCCACACAGGTCAGGTGGGCCGCCTGCGCGGCCGCCGTCGCCCTGGCGGCGACTGCCTGCGGCGGCGGTGGCGGTGGCGGGGGCGGCGGCGGTGGTGCCGACGGGATCGTCAGCTCCTCCTGGGGCGACCCCCAGAACCCGTTGGAACCCGCGAACACCAACGAGGTGCAGGGCGGCAAGGTCCTCGACATGGTCTTCCGCGGACTCGTCCGGTACGACCCCAAGACCGGCGAGGCCAAGAACGAGATCGCCGAGAAGATCGAGTCGAGCGACTCGCAGAACTTCACCGTCACGATCAAGGACAACTGGACCTTCAGCAACGGCGAGAAGGTGACCGCCAAGTCCTTCGTGGACGCCTGGAACTACGGGGCCGCCCTCAAGAACAACCAGAAGAACGCCTACTTCTTCGGTTACATCGACGGCTACGACAAGGCCCACCCGGAGTCGGGCACGGCGTCCGCCGACACCCTCTCCGGGCTCAAGGTGGTCAACGACACGACCTTCACGGTCAAGCTCGCGCAGAAGTTCTCACTCTGGCCCGACACCCTCGGCTACGCGGCCTTCGTGCCGCTGCCCAAGGCGTTCTTCACCGACCACGACGCCTGGCTCTCCAAGCCGATCGGCAACGGCCCCTACACCATCGAGAAGTACGCCAAGGGCTCCTCGATGAACCTGCGCAGGTGGGACGACTACCCGGGCAAGGACAAGGCGCAGAACGGCGGCATCGACCTCAAGGTCTACACGGACAACAACACCGCCTACACCGACCTGACGGCCGGCAACCTCGACCTCGTCGACGACGTACCGGCCTCGCAGCTGAAGAACGTCACGTCGGACCTGGGCGACCGCTACATCAACACCCCCGCCGGCATCATCCAGACGCTCGCCTTCCCCTTCTACGAGAAGGCATGGGACACCCCCGACGCGGTCAAGGTGCGCCAGGGCCTGTCGATGGCGATCAACCGCGAGCAGATCACCAACCAGATCTTCCAGAAGACGCGTACCCCGGCCAGCGACTGGACCTCCCCGGTCCTCGGGAAGGACGGCGGCTTCAAGGAAGGCCTGTGCGGCTCCCCGTGCGAGTACGACAAGGCGGAGGCCAAGAAGCTGATCGAGGAGGGCGGCGGTATCCCCGGAGGGCAGCTCAAGATCTCGTACAACGCCGACACCGGGTCCCACAAGGAGTGGGTGGACGCGGTCTGCAACAGCATCAACAACGTCCTCGGCAACAACAAGGCCTGCGTCGGCGCCCCGATCGGCACCTTCGCCGACTTCCGCAACCAGGTCTCCTCCCAGAAGCTGAAGGGCCCCTGGCGGGCGGGCTGGCAGATGGACTACCCGCTGATCCAGAACTTCCTCCAGCCGCTCTACTACACCAACGCCTCCTCCAACGACGGCAAGTGGAGCGACAAGAAGTTCGACGACCTGGTGGACAAGGCCAACGCCGAGAACGACAGGACCAAGGCGGTCACCACCTTCCAGGACGCGGAGAAGGTGCTCGCCGACCAGATGCCGGTGATCCCGCTCTGGTACCAGAACGGCAGCGCCGGCTACTCGGACCGGATCGAGAACGTCTCGCTGAACCCGTTCAGCGTCCCGGTCTACGAGCAGATCAAGGTCAAGTGA
- a CDS encoding ABC transporter permease: MGRYVIRRLLQMIPVFFGATLLIFLMVNVMGDPIAGLCGDRRCDPATAAQLRAEFGLDKPVWQQYATYMGNVFTGDFGTAFNGQKVTELMGTAFPITIRLTAIAIVFEIVIGISLGVVTGLRRGRPVDTTVLILTLVVISVPTFVTGLLLQLLLGVQWGVIKPSVSSDAPVDELIVPGLVLASVSLAYVTRLTRTSIAENSRADYVRTAVAKGLPRRRVIVRHLLRNSLIPVVTFIGTDVGGLMGGAIVTERIFNIHGVGYQLYQGILRQNSQTVVGFVTVLVLVFLAANLIVDLLYAVLDPRIRYA; this comes from the coding sequence ATGGGACGTTATGTGATCCGGCGGCTGCTGCAGATGATCCCCGTCTTCTTCGGCGCCACGCTGCTGATCTTCCTCATGGTGAACGTGATGGGCGACCCCATCGCGGGCCTCTGCGGCGACCGCCGGTGCGACCCCGCGACCGCCGCGCAGCTGCGTGCCGAGTTCGGCCTCGACAAGCCCGTCTGGCAGCAGTACGCGACGTACATGGGCAACGTCTTCACAGGAGACTTCGGCACCGCGTTCAACGGGCAGAAGGTCACGGAGCTGATGGGCACCGCCTTCCCCATCACCATCCGGCTCACCGCCATCGCGATCGTCTTCGAGATCGTCATCGGCATCAGCCTCGGCGTCGTCACCGGGCTGCGGCGCGGCAGGCCCGTCGACACCACCGTGCTGATCCTGACCCTGGTCGTGATCTCCGTACCGACCTTCGTCACCGGGCTGCTGCTCCAGCTCCTGCTCGGCGTCCAGTGGGGCGTCATCAAGCCGTCCGTGTCCTCCGACGCCCCCGTCGACGAACTCATCGTCCCCGGGCTCGTCCTGGCCTCCGTCTCCCTCGCCTACGTCACCCGGCTCACCCGGACGTCGATCGCGGAGAACTCCCGCGCGGACTACGTCCGTACCGCCGTGGCCAAGGGGCTGCCCCGGCGCCGTGTGATCGTGCGGCACCTGCTGCGCAACTCGCTCATCCCTGTCGTCACCTTCATCGGCACGGACGTGGGGGGCCTGATGGGCGGGGCGATCGTGACCGAGCGGATCTTCAACATCCACGGGGTCGGCTACCAGCTGTACCAGGGCATCCTGCGCCAGAACTCCCAGACCGTCGTCGGGTTCGTCACCGTCCTGGTGCTCGTCTTCCTGGCGGCCAACCTGATCGTCGACCTCTTGTACGCCGTACTCGACCCGAGGATCCGCTATGCCTGA
- a CDS encoding ABC transporter permease, translating into MPEQQPWDDPDGAISGAGAGGPTDLAMEEGASLEKAPGPDGTGPTGKPRSLWSDAWRDLRRNPVFIISGLVILFLVVISIWPSLITDQDPLNCDLGKSQEGSQPGHPFGYDGQGCDVYTRTVYGARASVTVGVCATLGVSLLGGVLGGLAGFFGGAWDAVLSRITDVFFGIPVVLGGLVFLSVVTSSTVWPVIGFIVLLGWPQIARIARGSVITAKQNDYVQAARALGASNARMMLRHITPNAVAPVIVVATIALGTYISLEATLSFLGVGLKPPAVSWGIDISAASQYVRNAPHMLLWPAGALAVTVLAFIMLGDAVRDALDPKLR; encoded by the coding sequence ATGCCTGAGCAGCAGCCGTGGGACGACCCGGACGGGGCCATCTCGGGGGCCGGGGCGGGCGGGCCCACGGACCTCGCGATGGAGGAGGGCGCCTCCCTGGAGAAGGCGCCCGGCCCCGACGGCACGGGGCCCACCGGCAAGCCGCGCAGCCTGTGGTCCGACGCCTGGCGCGATCTGCGGCGCAACCCGGTCTTCATCATCTCCGGGCTGGTCATCCTGTTCCTGGTCGTCATCTCGATCTGGCCCTCGCTGATCACGGACCAGGATCCGCTCAACTGCGATCTGGGCAAGTCGCAGGAGGGCTCCCAGCCGGGGCACCCCTTCGGATACGACGGACAGGGCTGCGACGTCTACACCCGTACCGTCTACGGCGCGCGGGCCTCGGTCACGGTCGGTGTCTGCGCCACGCTCGGCGTCTCGCTGCTGGGCGGTGTGCTGGGCGGGCTGGCCGGATTCTTCGGAGGCGCCTGGGACGCGGTCCTCTCCCGCATCACGGACGTCTTCTTCGGTATCCCGGTGGTCCTCGGCGGCCTGGTGTTCCTCTCCGTGGTCACCAGCTCCACCGTCTGGCCGGTGATCGGCTTCATCGTGCTGCTGGGCTGGCCGCAGATCGCCCGTATCGCCCGCGGCTCCGTGATCACTGCCAAACAGAACGACTACGTCCAGGCGGCCCGGGCGCTGGGGGCCTCGAACGCCCGGATGATGCTGCGGCACATCACGCCCAACGCCGTCGCCCCGGTGATCGTGGTCGCGACCATCGCCCTGGGGACGTACATCTCGCTGGAGGCGACCCTCTCGTTCCTCGGCGTCGGCCTGAAACCGCCGGCCGTCTCCTGGGGCATCGACATCTCGGCCGCCTCTCAGTACGTCCGAAACGCACCGCATATGCTGTTGTGGCCCGCCGGAGCGCTCGCCGTCACCGTGCTCGCGTTCATCATGCTCGGCGACGCGGTGCGCGACGCCCTCGACCCCAAGCTGCGCTGA
- a CDS encoding ABC transporter ATP-binding protein, with product MLLEVRDLHVEFHTREGVAKAVNGVDYSVDAGETLAVLGESGSGKSVTAQAIMGILDTPPGKISGGEILFRGRDLLKLKAEDRRRIRGQEMAMIFQDALSSLNPVLSVGEQLGEMFVVHRGMSRSDARVKAIELMDRVRIPAARERVGNFPHQFSGGMRQRIMIAMALALEPDLIIADEPTTALDVTVQAQVMDLLAELQRELNMGLILITHDLGVVADVADKIAVMYAGRIVETSPVHPIYRAPAHPYTKGLLRSIPRLDQKGQELYAIRGLPPNLLHIPPGCAFHPRCPMAQPVCRTDVPPLYTVDEDRRSACHFWKETLDAR from the coding sequence ATGTTGCTCGAAGTGCGCGATCTGCATGTGGAGTTCCACACCCGCGAGGGTGTCGCCAAGGCCGTCAACGGGGTCGACTACAGCGTGGACGCCGGGGAGACGCTCGCCGTACTCGGAGAGTCCGGCTCGGGCAAGTCGGTCACCGCACAGGCGATCATGGGCATCCTGGACACGCCGCCCGGGAAGATCAGCGGCGGCGAGATTCTCTTCAGGGGCCGCGACCTGCTGAAGCTCAAGGCCGAGGACCGCCGCAGGATCCGCGGCCAGGAGATGGCCATGATCTTCCAGGACGCGCTGTCCTCGCTGAACCCGGTGCTCAGCGTGGGGGAGCAGCTCGGCGAGATGTTCGTCGTGCACCGGGGGATGTCCCGCTCCGACGCCAGGGTCAAGGCGATCGAGCTGATGGACCGGGTGCGCATCCCGGCGGCCCGGGAGCGGGTGGGCAACTTCCCGCACCAGTTCTCCGGCGGTATGCGCCAGCGCATCATGATCGCCATGGCGCTCGCCCTGGAACCCGACCTGATCATCGCGGACGAACCGACCACCGCCCTCGACGTGACGGTGCAGGCCCAGGTGATGGACCTGCTGGCGGAGCTCCAGAGGGAGCTCAACATGGGGCTCATCCTCATCACCCACGACCTCGGCGTGGTGGCCGACGTCGCCGACAAGATCGCCGTGATGTACGCCGGCCGGATCGTCGAGACCTCGCCCGTCCACCCGATCTACCGGGCCCCCGCCCACCCGTACACCAAGGGCCTGCTCCGGTCGATCCCGCGTCTGGACCAGAAGGGCCAGGAGCTCTACGCGATCAGGGGGCTGCCGCCCAACCTGCTGCACATCCCGCCCGGCTGCGCCTTCCACCCGCGCTGTCCGATGGCCCAGCCGGTGTGCCGTACGGACGTCCCGCCGCTCTACACCGTGGACGAGGATCGCAGGAGCGCCTGCCACTTCTGGAAGGAGACGCTCGATGCACGCTGA
- a CDS encoding ABC transporter ATP-binding protein, translating into MHADETGRGGGGSTLLADAPGTAYAEGDPILQVRGLVKHYPLTQGVLFKKQIGAVKAVDGVDFDLATGETLGIVGESGCGKSTVAKMLVNLEPPTGGAIRYKGEDVTRLSGRALKAVRRNIQMVFQDPYTSLNPRMTVGDIIGEPYEIHPEVAPKGSRRRRVRELLDVVGLNPEYINRYPHQFSGGQRQRIGIARGLALNPEIIVADEPVSALDVSVQAQVVNLLDRLQTEFDLSFVFIAHDLSIVRHISDRVGVMYLGRIVELGTDEEIYDHPTHPYTQALLSAVPVPDPTAREHRERIILHGDVPSPADIPSGCRFRTRCWKAQERCVVEVPLLAVPAVFRDARTPARHDSACHFAEEKRVVPPEGLLETPEPADAPQPSADGDQGREA; encoded by the coding sequence ATGCACGCTGACGAGACGGGCCGCGGGGGCGGCGGTTCCACGCTCCTGGCCGACGCGCCCGGAACCGCCTACGCGGAGGGCGACCCGATCCTTCAGGTGCGCGGCCTGGTCAAGCACTACCCGCTGACCCAGGGCGTCCTGTTCAAGAAGCAGATCGGCGCGGTGAAGGCCGTCGACGGCGTCGACTTCGACCTGGCGACGGGGGAGACGCTCGGCATCGTGGGCGAGTCGGGCTGCGGCAAGTCGACCGTGGCCAAGATGCTGGTGAACCTGGAGCCGCCGACCGGGGGCGCCATCCGGTACAAGGGCGAGGACGTCACCCGGCTGTCCGGCCGAGCGCTGAAGGCCGTGCGCCGCAACATCCAGATGGTGTTCCAGGACCCGTACACCTCGCTGAACCCGCGCATGACCGTCGGCGACATCATCGGGGAACCGTACGAGATCCACCCCGAGGTCGCGCCCAAAGGGAGCCGTCGGCGCAGGGTGCGGGAGCTGCTGGACGTGGTGGGGCTGAACCCGGAGTACATCAACCGGTACCCGCACCAGTTCTCCGGCGGCCAGCGCCAGCGCATCGGTATCGCCCGCGGTCTCGCCCTCAACCCGGAGATCATCGTCGCGGACGAGCCGGTATCGGCCCTCGACGTGTCGGTGCAGGCCCAGGTCGTCAACCTGCTGGACCGGCTCCAGACGGAGTTCGACCTGAGCTTCGTGTTCATCGCGCACGACCTGTCGATCGTCCGGCACATCTCCGACCGGGTCGGTGTGATGTACCTCGGCCGGATCGTCGAGCTCGGCACCGACGAGGAGATCTACGACCACCCGACGCACCCGTACACCCAGGCGCTGCTGTCCGCGGTCCCGGTGCCGGATCCCACGGCCCGTGAGCACCGCGAGCGGATCATCCTGCACGGCGACGTGCCCTCACCGGCCGACATCCCGTCCGGCTGCCGCTTCCGCACCCGCTGCTGGAAGGCGCAGGAGCGGTGCGTGGTGGAGGTGCCGCTGCTGGCGGTTCCGGCGGTGTTCCGGGACGCGCGGACCCCCGCCCGGCACGACTCGGCGTGCCACTTCGCCGAGGAGAAGCGCGTGGTGCCGCCGGAGGGACTGCTGGAGACGCCCGAGCCCGCGGACGCGCCGCAGCCCTCCGCGGACGGCGACCAGGGCCGGGAGGCCTGA
- a CDS encoding S9 family peptidase, with protein sequence MTSKKLSFPRQHARTQRFTLGAPRSFTVSPDGTRVIFLRSASGTDRTNRLMVLDTSTGEERVAADPGALLGGSAEKLSPQERARRERTREGSAGIVGYAVDGAVELAAFALSGTVYVAELRAGTARALPVPGPVIDPRPSPDGGHVAYVSRGALRVVSTDGEGDRVLAEPEDEHITYGLAEFVAAEEMGRHRGYWWSPESDRLLVARADDSAVRRWWIADPSNPGSSPAEVGYPAAGTPNAEVRLFLTDLDGTRTEVVWDRTRFPYLARVHWSSAGAPLLLVQARDQLSQLHLAVDTETGATRTVHVDEDPQWLELFAGVPAWAPDGRLVRIADEGGARVLSVGDRPLTGGQLHIQAVLDIGESDILVSATAGETAKDPETGQSHVYRVNELGVERLSEGAGVHTAVRAGGVTVMVSTSLERPGTAVQVLRDGGRIATVANHAQAPVLSADVRLTEGGARRIPCAVLLPTGYTEDDGPLPVLMDPYGGPHGRRVVAAHNAHLTSQWFADQGFAVITADGRGTPGRSPGWEKAIKDDFVLTLDDQVEALHALAGRFPLDLSKVAMRGWSYGGYLSALAVLRRPDVFHAAVVGAPVANWLLYDTHYTERYFGDPAAQPEVYASNSLVTDEGLLSHSDGEARPMMIIHGLADDNVVVAHALRLSSALLAAGRPHEVLPLSGVTHMTPQEQVAENLLLLQVDFLKRSLGLPRP encoded by the coding sequence ATGACCTCGAAGAAGCTGTCTTTTCCCCGCCAGCACGCCCGGACCCAGCGGTTCACTCTCGGCGCACCTCGCTCGTTCACCGTCTCACCGGATGGGACGAGGGTGATCTTCCTCAGGTCCGCCTCGGGCACGGACCGGACGAACCGCCTCATGGTGCTGGACACCTCCACCGGCGAGGAGCGGGTCGCCGCCGATCCCGGGGCCCTGCTGGGCGGTTCGGCGGAGAAGCTGTCCCCGCAGGAGCGGGCCCGCCGGGAGCGGACCCGGGAGGGCTCGGCCGGCATCGTGGGTTACGCGGTGGACGGTGCCGTCGAGTTGGCCGCGTTCGCCCTCTCCGGCACGGTGTACGTGGCCGAGTTGAGGGCGGGCACCGCGCGGGCCCTCCCGGTGCCCGGCCCGGTGATCGACCCCCGGCCCTCCCCCGACGGCGGACACGTCGCCTATGTCTCCCGGGGCGCGCTGCGGGTGGTGAGCACCGACGGCGAGGGGGACCGCGTCCTCGCCGAGCCGGAGGACGAGCACATCACGTACGGCCTCGCGGAGTTCGTGGCGGCCGAGGAGATGGGCCGCCACCGGGGCTACTGGTGGTCGCCGGAGTCGGACCGGCTGCTGGTCGCCCGGGCCGACGACAGCGCGGTGCGCCGGTGGTGGATCGCCGATCCGTCGAACCCGGGCAGCAGTCCCGCCGAGGTCGGCTACCCGGCCGCCGGAACGCCCAACGCGGAGGTGCGGCTCTTCCTGACGGACCTCGACGGGACCCGTACGGAAGTTGTCTGGGACCGGACCCGCTTCCCGTACCTGGCACGGGTCCACTGGTCCTCGGCCGGTGCCCCGCTGCTCCTGGTACAGGCCCGTGACCAGCTCAGTCAGCTGCATCTGGCCGTGGACACGGAAACCGGGGCGACCCGCACGGTCCACGTCGACGAGGATCCGCAATGGCTGGAACTTTTCGCCGGAGTGCCCGCCTGGGCGCCCGACGGGCGGCTCGTGCGTATCGCCGACGAGGGCGGTGCGCGGGTGCTCTCGGTCGGCGACCGGCCGTTGACCGGAGGCCAGTTGCACATCCAGGCGGTGCTGGACATCGGCGAGTCGGACATCCTGGTATCGGCCACCGCGGGCGAGACCGCGAAGGACCCGGAGACCGGTCAGAGCCATGTGTACCGCGTCAACGAGCTGGGCGTCGAGCGCCTCAGCGAGGGCGCCGGGGTGCATACGGCGGTGCGCGCGGGCGGCGTGACGGTCATGGTCTCGACCTCCCTGGAGCGTCCGGGAACAGCCGTACAGGTGCTGCGGGACGGGGGGAGGATCGCCACCGTGGCCAACCACGCCCAGGCGCCCGTGCTGTCGGCGGACGTGCGGCTGACGGAGGGGGGCGCACGGCGGATTCCGTGCGCCGTGCTGCTCCCCACCGGCTACACGGAAGATGACGGTCCGCTTCCCGTGCTGATGGACCCCTACGGCGGCCCGCACGGCCGCAGGGTCGTCGCCGCGCACAACGCGCACCTCACGTCCCAGTGGTTCGCCGACCAGGGCTTCGCCGTGATCACCGCGGACGGCCGGGGAACCCCGGGACGTTCACCCGGCTGGGAGAAGGCAATCAAGGACGATTTCGTGCTCACCCTCGACGACCAGGTGGAGGCCCTGCACGCGCTGGCCGGCCGTTTCCCCCTGGACCTGTCGAAGGTCGCCATGCGCGGCTGGTCCTACGGCGGCTACCTCTCGGCCCTGGCGGTGCTGCGCCGCCCCGACGTCTTCCACGCGGCCGTGGTGGGCGCCCCGGTGGCGAACTGGCTGCTGTACGACACCCACTACACGGAGCGCTATTTCGGCGATCCGGCGGCACAGCCGGAGGTCTACGCTTCCAACTCCCTGGTGACGGACGAGGGCCTCCTCTCCCACTCCGACGGAGAGGCACGGCCGATGATGATCATCCACGGCCTCGCCGACGACAACGTGGTGGTCGCCCATGCCCTGCGGCTCTCCTCGGCCCTGCTGGCGGCGGGCCGCCCGCACGAGGTACTGCCGCTGAGCGGGGTCACACACATGACCCCGCAGGAGCAGGTGGCGGAGAACCTGTTGCTGCTCCAGGTGGACTTCCTCAAGCGGTCGCTGGGCCTGCCCCGCCCGTAG